ATTTGGTATAAAATAACAAAGAAAGGAGATGTTAAAAGGTTATTTCAAAAGTACAATGCCCTACATAATAGCCAATATGAATTTTATGCACAGAACTTTCCGAAGAAGAAACCCTACGGGTGGAAAAACTACCCATATGATTATTATAACATTTGGGTTAAGCATGCAGGTGACTCACACTTTCAGGAAGAACCGACTTTGGAAATACTTACCAAAACTTACGATGTAATAATCTGGAAACACTGCTTTCCTGTTTCCAGTATTATAGAGAATGATGGACATCCGAACGTAAATTCAAAGATAAAAACACTGGAAAATTACAAGCTACAGTACAATGCACTAAAAAAGAAAATGCATGAGTTTTCAACTACGAAGTTTATTGTATGGACGCCCCCTGCTTTGGTTAAAAATGCAACCACAGAAGACATTGCAAATAGGGCAAACTTGTTTAGTGACTGGATGATTAAAGAATGGGATGAGAAGAATGACAATATATTTATATGGGATTTTAGGGAACTGGAAACTGACGGAGATGTTTTTATAAAGACTGAATATGCAAATTCGATAAACGACCCCCACCCTAACAAAAAGTTTGCTGCAAAAATTTCCTCACTATTCGTTAATCGCATAATAGATATTATTGAAAACAACGGAAACAAAACAACCTTAACAGGGGGATAAGTTGGTTAACTGCTTGCTATCATGAATAATGATAAAACTAAAAAGTATTGACAAAGTGGTAGATTATTTTAAGAATAGCATTATTCTGCTGTATTGTAGTACTATAATAGCAACCTTAATTCTTGTTTTAGGTTTAAACCTGAATGCACAACACTATAGATTACTGTTTAATACATTATCATACATCATAATAATTGTTGGTTTCATTAAATTTCCGGTTATTAATTCGGCATGTTTTAGTGCAAAAGATAATATCTTGATTGGAATTCTTTTGACTTGGTTCATTTTTTGTATTTTCAGGTCAATTCATATTCCATTTAGCAACTTAACAACGATGCCGCGTTTTCTTGGCGGAAGACTCTATTCGGCAGCTTTGCTGGCTCCGTTATTTGTATTTTGGGGTGGCAATCTTAAAGTGCTCATTTCTTTATGGCAGTTCTCTAAAATATTTATTGTAATCTTTTTGATTTTAAGTCCTTCCCTGTTTTTTTTTGAGAACAATTACTTATGGCGTTTAACTTATATTTTACCACTCTTTCTTCTTAATAAAGATAAACTTGAGAAAGAATATGTTTTGTACACCTATCTGGCTATTGGGGCGGTTATGCTGTTTTTTGTTATTACTAGTGAGCGTAACCAGTTTGCAAAATTATTCTACTATTTGGTTATAATATCAACTTTCCGAATCAATAATAAACTAAATAGCATTACAAACATCTCAGTTAAGATTACCGGCGTTATTACCGCTGGAATTATATTTTGTGGGTTTATGTACATCTACACCGGTAGGTTAAGCAAACACTTTTCAGATCCCATAATTGTTGAGAATATTAAATCGTATGAAAAAGACAATTTAAATTCTGATACGAGAACGATGGTTTTTGAGGATTTTGCCATTGATTTTTCAAAATGGCCTGATTTATTATATGGAAGAGGAGCGTTAGGCACAACCTATAGTCCTCGATTCATAACACTACAAGAACTTTACAATGAAAATGAAAATGTATTCCGATTTCCTTACGGTCACCGACTTGAAGTGGAGTCTGGTTATCTGCAAATAATTCTCAAAACCGGACTGCTTGGTCTAATCCCGATGATTATGATTGGGTTACGAGCCATGTTTTTAGGTTTTTACAGAACAAAAAATAACCTGACGATTATTTGTGCTTTTATTGTATTGGAACGATTAATACTTATGTACCCTTTTGGGCTGCCAGCTTATTCAATCGACTATATTCTATTTTGGCTCTGTATTGGTGCATGTCTGTCTGAAAAAATCAGGAGCTTGTCAAACAATAGCATTTATTTATTTTTTAGAGTAACGGAATTATACCAGTTAATCTCATTCTCGAAAGAACAAAGAAATTTTAATAAATAAGTCAAGTACGATTCATTTGATTTAAGTAACTCTAGATAAGTATGAAAAAGCTGCAATTGAAGCATTATGCACATTATTGTCATGAAATAATTAAGAAATTAGTTATTGCAAGGTACTATATACCCAATACTATCAAACTAAAGTGGTGGGGCATTAATTTTTCTCGAAAGATTAAATTCGATGGCCCAATAATAATCAGGCGTTTACCATCAACTAAAATTACTATAGGTGAAGGGTGTTATTTCTCCATGAGTTCAAGGCATAATGTTTTCGGCATAAACCACCCATGCATAATTGCAACCAAAAACAAGAATGCGAGTCTTACAATTGGAAATAACTGTGGTTTTAGTGGAACAACTATCGGATCTTTTAAATCAATCATTATTGGCAATAATGTCAGAGCCGGAGCCAATACAACAATTACAGATGGTGATGGGCATCTTGATGATCCCCGCACCTCAAATCCTAGAGCAGTTGTAATTAGAAACAATGTTTGGCTTGGAGCTAATTCTTTAGTTTTAAAAGGAGTAACAATAGGAGAATATTCAATAATAGGTGCAAATTCAGTTGTTACAAAATCAATTCCACCAAATGTTGTAGCCGCTGGTAACCCTTGTGTTGTTTTGAGAGAAATAAATCCTTCAAGAGCACATAATAATTCTGCTATTCAACTAATTGTGGAAAAAATAGAAGAAACATCTTTTTAATTAATTGGATTCTACAATAATAGTCCGGTATTAATGAAATAATTAAAAAGCATTTGCAACATCTTCTTGTTGCATTACCTTGCCTTTAAGTAGGTCTTTCCCTCTATGAATGCTTAGAAATCAGGTAAAAAGAAACTTTTCTTAAACGAATATTACTTAAAATCAATAAGATGAAGAATCCTGTTTTTTATGTGTTTTTGTTACTATTATTTGCCTCTGCAGCCTGTCGAAGCCCCAAAGATATTACAATGTTTCAGGCAGTACAGCAGGATTACGAATCCAGCCCCTTAACACCAAAGGAACATCAAATCAAACCCAATGACATTCTATATATTAGAGTACTAACTCTTGATCAGGAAGTAAACCAACTTTTTAATCCTAGTCTGGCAGTAAACGGATTAAGTTCAGGGACTGAGCAAATGTATGGTTCTCCCACAAGTCGCTTTATAAACGGATATAAGGTTTTCTCTGATTCAACGATCACCTTGCCGATTTTAGGTAAAATTAATTTGGCTGGACTTACTTTAGAGCAAGCACAGAAATATTTAAAGACGCAAGCACAGGAATACCTAAAAGAACCAACAGTGCAGGTAAAACTCATAAATTTTAAAGTTAATGTTAGCGGAGAATTAACGCATCCGGGAATTTATTACAATTATGAAGGACATCTCACAATATACGATGCTATTAGTATGGCTAGTGGCATAACCGAATTTGCTGACCTTAAAAATGTTATCGTAAAGAGAGAAACATCAGATAATATTCTAACCTATAATCTTGACCTCACAAACAATAGTGTTTATTATACCGAGGCATTCAATTTACAACCAAACGACTTGGTATATATTCCTCCCAGCAAACTTAAGCGGCGTACACAAAACAACGATACGTATTCCAGAATCTTATCAACGGTTTCTACGTTATTGGTAGCAGCAGCATTGTTTTTATCTCTTTAAAAACGTAACCCATGGATAATATTGAAGACGTAATAAATTTTATTGATACTCACGAAAAAGAAAGAACCAGGAATATTCTCTTCAAATACATTAAAAAGTGGCCGTGGTTTCTACTCTTTTGTATTATTGGACTGATATTAGGATATCTATTTACAAAAAACTCACCCGAATTGTTTCTGGTAAAAAGCAGGATTCTGATTATTAATGAAGACAATTCAATTAACAATTTCTTACCATTCGAAAATTCAATAATTAATATACCTAATAGCAATATCGAAAATCAAATTGGGATACTTCGCTCCTTTACATTATACCGCAAGGCATTAGATAATTTAGACTGGGATTATTCTTGGTATAAAAAACAAAAACTTTACAATTCTGATCTTTATAATAACCACCCATTTAACTTGTCGAAGCCTCCGAATGCAATTAATGCTCAGGATGTACCTATTGAGATAGAAGTAATAAGTGATTTGAAGTACAAGGTTAATATTAAAGGTGAAACAGATTTGAATAATTATGTTGAAAATATTGATATTAGCCAGGAAGTTAATTTTAATGAACCATTTACAAATAAATTCTT
Above is a genomic segment from uncultured Draconibacterium sp. containing:
- a CDS encoding acyltransferase, with protein sequence MKKLQLKHYAHYCHEIIKKLVIARYYIPNTIKLKWWGINFSRKIKFDGPIIIRRLPSTKITIGEGCYFSMSSRHNVFGINHPCIIATKNKNASLTIGNNCGFSGTTIGSFKSIIIGNNVRAGANTTITDGDGHLDDPRTSNPRAVVIRNNVWLGANSLVLKGVTIGEYSIIGANSVVTKSIPPNVVAAGNPCVVLREINPSRAHNNSAIQLIVEKIEETSF
- a CDS encoding polysaccharide biosynthesis/export family protein, translating into MKNPVFYVFLLLLFASAACRSPKDITMFQAVQQDYESSPLTPKEHQIKPNDILYIRVLTLDQEVNQLFNPSLAVNGLSSGTEQMYGSPTSRFINGYKVFSDSTITLPILGKINLAGLTLEQAQKYLKTQAQEYLKEPTVQVKLINFKVNVSGELTHPGIYYNYEGHLTIYDAISMASGITEFADLKNVIVKRETSDNILTYNLDLTNNSVYYTEAFNLQPNDLVYIPPSKLKRRTQNNDTYSRILSTVSTLLVAAALFLSL